A DNA window from Bos mutus isolate GX-2022 chromosome 11, NWIPB_WYAK_1.1, whole genome shotgun sequence contains the following coding sequences:
- the LOC102282618 gene encoding N-acetyllactosaminide alpha-1,3-galactosyltransferase has protein sequence MGIRTYVLHDAINHSNITTTSWAAPVVWHGTYDEVVLENYYANHKITVGLTVFAVGRYIDHYLHTFIASADKYFMVDQKVIIYILTDNFSKVPWVQLSPLRTLKVFEIKQEKRWQDISMMRMKTISEHVVDHIQYEVDFLFCMDVDQIFVKKYGLETLGESVGQLHAHWYKASLTELPYERSQLSEAYIPIGKGDFYYHAAVFGGTPIQVLNIAKECFRGIMNDKKNNIEAVWHDESHLNKYFFLHKPTKILSPEYCWDHLGPNRIERTTFKIFWAIKNYDFLRQSV, from the exons ATGGGCATTAGGACCTATGTCCTCCATGA TGCCATAAATCACTCAAACATAACAACTACCAGTTGGGCAGCTCCAGTTGTGTGGCATGGCACTTATGATgaagtggtgctggaaaattaTTACGCAAATCATAAAATTACTGTGGGGTTAACTGTGTTTGCTGTGGGAAG ATACATTGACCATTATTTGCACACATTTATAGCATCAGCTGATAAATATTTTATGGTTGACCAGAAAGTCATCATTTACATCCTGACAGATAACTTCTCTAAGGTGCCTTGGGTACAGCTGTCTCCCCTCCGAACGCTGAAAGTTTTTGAAATAAAGCaagagaagagatggcaagacatCAGTATGATGCGCATGAAGACCATCAGTGAACATGTTGTGGATCACATCCAATATGAAGTTGACTTCCTCTTCTGCATGGATGTGGATCAAATCTTTGTAAAAAAATATGGACTGGAGACTCTGGGGGAGTCTGTAGGTCAGTTACATGCTCATTGGTATAAGGCAAGTCTTACAGAGTTACCTTATGAGAGGAGTCAGTTATCAGAAGCATATATACCTATTGGTAAGGGGGACTTTTATTACCATGCTGCTGTATTTGGCGGTACTCCCATTCAGGTTCTCAATATTGCTAAGGAGTGCTTCAGAGGAATCATGAACGacaagaaaaataacattgaGGCAGTGTGGCATGATGAAAGTCACTTGAACAAGTATTTTTTCCTCCATAAACCCACTAAAATCTTGTCACCAGAATACTGCTGGGATCATCTTGGTCCTAATAGAATTGAGCGTACCACTTTCAAAATCTTTTGGGCTATTAAAAATTATGACTTTCTTAGACAGTCAGTGTAA